The nucleotide sequence TGTGCACAAGATATTATCAAGATTACAGTTGTCAAAGGTATAACATTGTCATAAGCAGGCTTCAGAGAATTTCCAACACCTCAACTAAGAGATGTGTTCAACTTCAGAGGATGACTCTTTTATTATGTTTCATGTCTCCATCCCAATAGAAGTGTAAATAAGCCAATCTTAGCTGAGTATCAAGATGCTCAAACATTATTCAAGCTCAAGCTCAAACAAAGCTTGTAGAGCCATGTTCAACCTTGGTTTGGATGATTTTTCAAAAGTTTTAGCTTGGCTCAGCTCATTTGTGGAATGAGCTCAACCTGCATTGGTTGGCTTGGCTCATTCCTAAATTTAGCCCATTTTGGGTACCATGATATAGTAAAATTACTTAGTGAAACTTGGTCCTGTAGTAAAAAAAAGTattgaaacccaaaaatatcATAAAGAAATACAAATTAGCCAAAGTAGTTATAACACAATGCTGGATTCATTTTTAATGACATGCATTTATGTTTTCTTATgagaaaaattacaaaataagcAAATAAGCTTTTCAATGAAACAAAGAGTTCCCTTAGTGAAAATGGGGAAGGAACAATTCACTTTCAATTGGTGTCTATTTCTCCTACTTATAAATTTAGCTTCTTGTTAAATAAGAGGCAATGCAAGTAAGCACACCTTTGTCATTGTTGCTGAGACCAAAACAGTTTGGAACCCTTGCCCTCCGGGTTTTGATGCGCGATGTTTTAATGGGACTAGAAACTTGCGTATATCTGGACCAAAGCCACGATCAAACATGGTATCTGCCTCATCCAATACCTACAAAGAGATTACTAGCATCACAAAGTGCACCAACAATTTACTAGAATATGTTGTTCTTCATCAAAGATAGTGACAACTTGATATGACCATATTATCTACTAACCAACTTAATGGAAAAAACTAAATAAACGGATAAACATACTAAGTATTTGATGTCACCATAAACCAAGTTGCCATCCTCAATATGTTGGAGAACCCTTCCAGGGGTACCCACTACCATTTCAATTGGGTTATTCAATGAATCCTCCTGAGGTCTCAACCGACCACCACCGCTTACCATAGTAGACCTGAACCTTGCATGGTGACTTACAAACTTGGAAACACGAAAAACCTACAAAACCGACCAGATGTCAATAGAAAATGCATGGTCCACAGGTAGTGGTTCTAAATTCAGAATAAAAATGTATAAAACCTGCTCAGACAGCTCCCTTGTGGGGCATAGCACAACAGCTCTAGGACGCCTGGGCTTCATTTGAATACCATTTTCAGCTTCATCCCTTCTCAACAGCTACAAAAATCCCAGAGTATCAGCATTCCTTTGATTAATTCTAATTGCAACATAGGCAAGAGTGGGTAACATCAAAGTAACAAACACATCACAATCGCACACAATTACCATTGTGGTCTTGATAAATAGCTTGCTGAAAGTGTAAGCAGGTAGAATCTAAGCAACCTAAAGAATCTCAATCCAACCTGATACGTAAGGTGGCTCCTAAGGAAACACATGTAAAGTATAGCATACATTGCAAGAAAACGCAATCAAATCAAAGTTCCAACACAACTGATCAAAATTCTAGAGCTTTACATCTCAAAcaagcaaaaaattcaaaaatttaacAGACCCACATAGCGAAAAGTAATCGAAAACATTTTTATTCTAATTTTGCAAGAAGAAGCAAAGGAAAAAGTACCTGGGCAAGAGGCAACATGTAAGCCAGAGTCTTGCCGGAGCCAGTGTGTGAACCTAAGACCACAGTCTTCCCTTCCAACACCGCCGGTATCCCAATGCACTGGATTTCAGTGGGAACCTCAATCCCCATCTCTCGCACCGCCGCCATGACCTCCTCGCTCACACCCAACTCCCCAAAACTCCCAACTTCCCTCTTCTTCCTACTCTCGGACCTCCCCAACCCCTCATCGCTCTGCCTCTGGGCATCCCCAATTGAATTTCCGCCACCGGTTCTGGCTTGGGGCTTGGCATTACTCTTGAGGTGTCTCAGCCGCAGCCTCTCAAGAAGCAACGAGTGCTTCAGGGGTTGGACTTCTTCGTCTTCGAAATCAACCGCGCCGGCGGGGCTGGCGGTGGTGGTTGTGGCAGTGGCGGTGCAAAGAGGCCTAAACCCTGTTAAAACCCTGGTGGGTTTGATGAGAGAGAAGCGTTTGGCGGCCGGGAGACGAGATAAGGCGAAGAGGTTTGAGGAGAAAGAGAAAGTGAGGAGAGTTCTTGATACTCCTCCCATGGCGTTTTTCCTTGcaattcaaaatttttggtTCTCTCAGAAATGGTGGATAACCGTGTCACAAAACCCTCTCACGGTCGCCCGACAATACGGATTCGGGTACTCAAACAATCAATACAACCCAATACACTATGTCGCCtatatttgattatttatgaaaTAATCCGTAATTTTATTTCACATTCGATTATTTTCACAACAcaacaaattatgtttttctttaaagGCATGCAACATGTGGGTGTCCAGTAAActcttagagcaagtccacccctaaggactttgtgccagcactCATCTTATTTATCTACTTCAGTGAACAGTAACAGAtttcaatgaacagtaataggtcaATGCATCTCTactcctaaaaaaatgcgctggcacccagtgaAAAAATGCGTTGCACAAACGATCTTCACCCCTACAAAATACACTGGCACCCagtccatttaaaatatttttaaattttttctaaaagaataaaaaatagttttaatttcagataggatttttaaccaatctcgtcacgccacgtgacatcttcaatgagcttccacgaagacaattttttctcttaaagtgtagaaaatattgaaatacagatagtatagaaagtgtagaaaatattgaaatgcgGTGTAAGGTAGAAGATGATGGTTACGtatttatagaaagaaaaaaaaacttttttaaaattttactgtatttttttatattttttaattaattttaatgtagttaattaatctgaaccgttggatttgaaaaatattcaaatccaagagcgcAGCATCTaccacgtggccaacggtcataaatctgaccgttggaccctttttttggggggggaTAAAACATGGATTGTTGATATGTGATCGAACGGTCcagtttaaaagtaaaatttaaatttttgttatcGTTGGAAATCTaacggtctagaaaaactagcagttggaaatccaacgattCTAAGCGAGCCACGTTGCTGCAACACAAGTGGGCTGACAGCGCCTGCTAGCTTGTCTCCTACTCGTTGCCAAGCGCGTGTGCAGTCCACGCTCTAGCCAAATAGGGGGGCTCTTGGGTCAGTCAAAAAATGGGTTGGTCTGTTGACTGGCATGGGTTGTGTGTCAGGCAGCCCGACGGGCTGGAGTGAATTCCTTGACGCTCAGCTTGTTATTTGGGCAGGGTGCTGGGCAAAAACcactccggtggacttgctctcatGAATCAAAACCTTGGACCGTATTCCACGACACGAGAATATATATAAGGGACTTCTTATTCCGACTCCCAAAAAGTCATCCTAAACTCTGGTGAACCTACATACTCGCTGAACCGCTTCCCAAATCTAACTCCAtacattttcacccaaaaaaaatttgtacaactgtaaacacgaaattttcctgaaacgaaagagacaagaacaatgtgcacaaaataatatttgtatttagatgattttgggttacaatctctctcaattttgatcctctgattcgatctccgtaaggtgttgatttttggatgtttcgttgatctaagggccatcgaggcttgatcttggatgaactgttggaagtttcttcaaggagccgtgggcttgatcttgaggatgaatgtttcttcaagggtcgttaaggcttgatcttgaataacggtgatgaacggatcttcaagggcttttgggcttgatcttgaagaaacagtgatgaacagatcttcaagggcttttgggcttaatcttgaagaacggttggatgtgtgtggatttgtcgacgttgttgatccaaagggccgttggggcttgatcttggatgaacagatgatgaacgatggtgcttt is from Malus sylvestris chromosome 5, drMalSylv7.2, whole genome shotgun sequence and encodes:
- the LOC126622045 gene encoding DEAD-box ATP-dependent RNA helicase 39-like; translated protein: MGGVSRTLLTFSFSSNLFALSRLPAAKRFSLIKPTRVLTGFRPLCTATATTTTASPAGAVDFEDEEVQPLKHSLLLERLRLRHLKSNAKPQARTGGGNSIGDAQRQSDEGLGRSESRKKREVGSFGELGVSEEVMAAVREMGIEVPTEIQCIGIPAVLEGKTVVLGSHTGSGKTLAYMLPLAQLLRRDEAENGIQMKPRRPRAVVLCPTRELSEQVFRVSKFVSHHARFRSTMVSGGGRLRPQEDSLNNPIEMVVGTPGRVLQHIEDGNLVYGDIKYLVLDEADTMFDRGFGPDIRKFLVPLKHRASKPGGQGFQTVLVSATMTKAVQNLIDEEFQGILHLRTSSLHKKIASARHDFVKISGSENKLESLLQVLEPSLAKGNRVMVFCNTLSSSRAVDHFLNENQISTVNYHGEVPAEQRVENLKRFKSNDGDCPTLVCTDLAARGLDLDVDHVIMFDFPLNSIDYLHRTGRTARMGAKGKVTSLVAKKNLMLANRIEEAIKKNESLESLSVDSVKRDIARSRITPQNGKLVRVSNQKNKSRPAFAPAKSAKPSFQSSKSVKPSRASSSKRAPSNASNSRKAPSNASSSRKASFSEKRQTEGRRSSTVKSTPSKLSVVGFRGRASWSNKKESLASS